The proteins below are encoded in one region of Pangasianodon hypophthalmus isolate fPanHyp1 chromosome 6, fPanHyp1.pri, whole genome shotgun sequence:
- the LOC113534331 gene encoding gastricsin-like, with protein sequence MICVFIWGRRRTRITMKGLIILMACFILSEAAIRVPLIKGKSIRERLREKGIHLPYTDPALKYQHPNVLASTTIDSMTYADSYYFGVISVGTPPQSFQVLFDTGSSNLWVNSVYCSTQACTAQTQFNPQQSSTYQSTSQTFYLPYGAGALYGVFGYDTVTLSGIQVPNQEIGLSTNEPSQPFLEAPFDGILGLAYPSLAVGNAMPLVDNMMQQGLLEQNLFGIYLSPVGGSGSEVAFGAVDTNMYQGQIYWTPVTAETYWQIGIQEFQISGQQTGWCSQYGGCQAIVDTGTPSLTAPSNIMSSLMQDIGAQQNSYGEYVVDCSQVSSLPTLTFTISGVTFPLGPSAYIQETQSGYCTVDITPTYLPSQNNQPLWIFGDVFLRVYYSVYDRQNNQVGFAQAA encoded by the exons GGTTCCCCTGATAAAGGGAAAGTCCATCAGAGAGCGTCTGAGGGAGAAGGGCATCCATCTGCCCTACACTGATCCAGCCCTTAAATATCAGCACCCAAACGTCCTGGCCTCTACCACTATTGATTCCATGACCTATGCTGAT TCATACTACTTTGGCGTGATCAGTGTGGGGACACCACCCCAGTCCTTCCAAGTGCTCTTTGACACAGGCTCTTCCAATCTGTGGGTTAACTCTGTGTACTGCAGCACCCAGGCATGCA CGGCACAAACACAGTTCAACCCTCAGCAGTCCTCCACTTACCAGAGCACCTCCCAAACTTTCTACCTGCCCTATGGAGCTGGAGCTCTCTACGGCGTCTTTGGTTATGACACTGTCACT cTGTCTGGCATCCAAGTCCCTAATCAGGAGATCGGTCTGAGCACTAATGAGCCAAGCCAGCCCTTCCTGGAGGCTCCATTTGATGGAATTCTTGGTCTGGCCTACCCATCTCTTGCTGTCGGCAATGCCATGCCCCTCGTGGACAACATGATGCAGCAGGGTCTCCTTGAACAAAACCTGTTTGGAATCTATCTGAGCCC GGTTGGAGGGTCTGGCAGTGAGGTGGCTTTCGGTGCTGTGGACACCAACATGTATCAGGGTCAGATCTACTGGACACCAGTGACCGCTGAGACCTACTGGCAGATTGGCATTCAGGA gttccagatttcaggacAGCAGACCGGCTGGTGCTCTCAGTATGGAGGCTGCCAGGCCATTGTGGACACCGGTACCCCCAGCCTTACTGCCCCTAGCAACATCATGTCCTCTCTGATGCAGGACATTGGGGCACAGCAGAATAGTTATGGCGAG TATGTTGTGGACTGTAGCCAGGTCAGCAGTCTCCCCACTCTGACCTTCACCATCAGTGGAGTGACTTTCCCTCTGGGCCCCTCTGCCTACATCCAA GAGACCCAGAGTGGCTACTGCACCGTTGACATCACTCCCACCTACCTGCCCTCTCAGAACAACCAGCCTCTCTGGATCTTCGGCGATGTCTTCCTCAGGGTCTACTACTCTGTGTATGACCGCCAAAACAACCAGGTGGGCTTTGCCCAGGCTGCCtga